From the Globicephala melas chromosome 8, mGloMel1.2, whole genome shotgun sequence genome, the window AGAGGTCAGGCTCAGCCCCTGCTCCCCTCTTCTCGCCCTGCTTTTCCCCACACTCACTGGCCCTGAGGGCCTGGTTGGGCACAGAGTGAGAGCCTTGGTGATCCCCTGACCCAGGCCCTGTTTTTCCAGATGGAAAACCACAGGTCCAGCTAGGTCCTccatccctacccccacccccaattccctAACTTCCCATGGGTCTGGGGCAGGATTCAGCAGGCAGGCTGAGAGGCTGCCCTGAGCGGAGACTTTCGGATAAGCATCAGGCCAACTCCCCCTTTAAgggatgaagaaaacaaagccGAGCTCTCTGGGTCTTTGTGCCTTTGCGCCCAGCCTGGCATCTCACCTGAGGCTCAGGGTGCCCACCGGGCACGTCCACTAGCCCAGGTGCCTCAGCCACCTGCCCAGAGCGGCGCAGGAAGACAAGGAAGTCATCAGCAGTGGCCAGTGCAGCGCCCACCCCTAAGGGGTCCGCCAGGTAGGCTTGCTTGTCACCCCAGTCGGTGGCCCCCTGCTGTCGCAGCCAGGCAGCTGAGCTGGCCCAGTTGGTGCCCAGGAAGTCTCGATAGGAAGTAAGGCCCAGGCACAGGTGCAGCTGTGGCCCCGGCGAGCCAGTGGGCACCAGGGTGGCAGAGTGCAGGCGGAACTTGGGGGCGTCAAAGAGCCAGGGCTGGGCCTGAAGCCGGCTCTCCCAGACTGCGGTGATGGCCTTGTCCCCTCCTGGCAGTGGGCGACGGTCGTAGGCAGGGCTCAGCTCAGCCCGTACCTGCTCCTCAGGCAGCCCCCCCGGGGGGCATTGCAGCAGCAGGGACACCTCAGGGTCCATGATCTGGATAGGGCAGTTCTGGgggagggcagagccaggcctgtCACCCCGGGGGACCCACAGCCACCCTTGGACCCGACAGCTGGCCCCCTCTGCCACAAACCTCCTGAAGGTACTCCCAGCCCTTCTGCACCCCCCTGACCCCTCCCTGGGCTGTAAAACGTCTTACCATCCCAGCAAGAGTTCCGAGGCTCCTGCTACCAGACATCCCTGAGACTCCCGGGCATCCCTACGACTCAGAGGTCCTGGGTCCTGTCACCCCCTAATGCCTCTGTCTCCCCAAACCAAAAGTCTTGCCTCCAACCCCTGACGCGGCGTTACCCTTCCCAGGGTCCGGAAGCTCCAGGCTGCAGCCGGCAATCACCTGCCTACTCTCCTCGCAGGCTCCGCCTCTTTCCCCCGGAGCGGAAGTACCCGCCCCCTTCTTCCTCGGCTTCTCATTGGCCGGTCCTGGCGCTCAGGGCCCGTCGGGGTCAGCTGACGGGCCCGTCCGGGTCAGCTGCCCGGCCCCCGGAGTCGGTGAGCCTTCCCGTCTGTCCCGGCTCTGTTTCTCTGGCCGGCCCAGACATTTTTGCCCCGTTAGCCTGGTTGCCGGCCCCGCCTCCCCAGGCCCGCTTTGCGGGGCAGACCAGGAGCCTGGGTCGCAGGGGCTTGACTTCCCTGGGCCCTGTGGCTGACAGagtgtcaccttgggcaagtcttgctgggcctcagtttccctatctgcacCAGGGAGTTAGGGGTGGGAAGTGAATTTAGAAATCTGAATATCTCCCTCCCAGCTCTCACATCCCGAGGCTTTGTGACTTTCTGGGCATCGTGGGGACATGGGAAGGTCCTTAACAGTCTCCACATTTCACTGCTCCCCACAGGTCTTGGCCATGAACGCCTCtagaggaaggaggcaggaagcaGCAGGGCCCAAGGGTAGAAGGGCTCACAGACCCCGGGAACAGGTGCGccccctccaccctcacccctgctcccaatgtgggagggcaggggagggggtccTGCTCCCTGGGAAATGCTGGTCGGGTGGGAGTGGGGGCGGATGGATTGTGCTGTTCCCGGGGAGCACAGGGACTCCTCTCCCTCTGGTCTCCTACAGCAGATCACTGAGTTCAGCAGGGCAGGGTCACCACGGGGACTAACGGCCGCCTCTGGGCTCTTTCAGGACCGGGATGTACAACTGTCCAAAGCTCTGTCCTATGCCCTGCGCCACGGGGCCCTGAAGCTGGGGCTTCCCATGGGGCCCGGTAAGTGAGCATTTTAGAGGCTGGGCCCAGGAGTGGTTGGAGCCCAGGGAGCAGTGTGAGCCTGTCTGTGACTGCCTTCCCTCATGGCTCCCACCGCAGTCCTATGAGAACAGC encodes:
- the NUDT22 gene encoding uridine diphosphate glucose pyrophosphatase NUDT22 isoform X3; this translates as MSGSRSLGTLAGMNCPIQIMDPEVSLLLQCPPGGLPEEQVRAELSPAYDRRPLPGGDKAITAVWESRLQAQPWLFDAPKFRLHSATLVPTGSPGPQLHLCLGLTSYRDFLGTNWASSAAWLRQQGATDWGDKQAYLADPLGVGAALATADDFLVFLRRSGQVAEAPGLVDVPGGHPEPQALCPGGRPLHINLPGELVVHELFSSVLQEICDEVNLPLLTLSQPLLLGIACNETSAGRASAEFYVQCSLTSEQVRKHYTSGGPEAHESTGIIFVESQV
- the NUDT22 gene encoding uridine diphosphate glucose pyrophosphatase NUDT22 isoform X1, with protein sequence MSGSRSLGTLAGMNCPIQIMDPEVSLLLQCPPGGLPEEQVRAELSPAYDRRPLPGGDKAITAVWESRLQAQPWLFDAPKFRLHSATLVPTGSPGPQLHLCLGLTSYRDFLGTNWASSAAWLRQQGATDWGDKQAYLADPLGVGAALATADDFLVFLRRSGQVAEAPGLVDVPGGHPEPQALCPGGRPLHINLPGELVVHELFSSVLQEICDEVNLPLLTLSQPLLLGIACNETSAGRASAEFYVQCSLTSEQVRKHYTSGGPEAHESTGIIFVESQSVRRLQETEMWAELCPSAKGAIFLYNEFQESST
- the NUDT22 gene encoding uridine diphosphate glucose pyrophosphatase NUDT22 isoform X2, with amino-acid sequence MDPEVSLLLQCPPGGLPEEQVRAELSPAYDRRPLPGGDKAITAVWESRLQAQPWLFDAPKFRLHSATLVPTGSPGPQLHLCLGLTSYRDFLGTNWASSAAWLRQQGATDWGDKQAYLADPLGVGAALATADDFLVFLRRSGQVAEAPGLVDVPGGHPEPQALCPGGRPLHINLPGELVVHELFSSVLQEICDEVNLPLLTLSQPLLLGIACNETSAGRASAEFYVQCSLTSEQVRKHYTSGGPEAHESTGIIFVESQSVRRLQETEMWAELCPSAKGAIFLYNEFQESST